A single genomic interval of Acidobacteriota bacterium harbors:
- a CDS encoding cupin domain-containing protein has protein sequence MSKPAFDKGQGLSEHKAPFEALVHILDGEAEIVISKKHFRLKKGEIVVIPANKPYVLKAVKKFKMILTMIRS, from the coding sequence ATGTCCAAGCCCGCCTTTGATAAAGGGCAGGGATTGAGCGAGCATAAAGCACCATTTGAGGCCTTGGTTCACATCCTTGATGGCGAGGCAGAAATTGTCATCTCTAAAAAGCATTTTCGCCTGAAGAAAGGTGAAATTGTTGTAATCCCTGCCAACAAGCCATATGTTTTAAAAGCAGTAAAAAAATTCAAGATGATTTTGACAATGATAAGATCTTGA